One genomic region from Chlamydia poikilotherma encodes:
- the cydB gene encoding cytochrome d ubiquinol oxidase subunit II, producing MDFSLASMLPIAWYVILVVAVFVYSLGDGFDLGLSTIYFISRADDERRTLLNSIGPVWDGNEVWLIIIFGGLFAGFPPAYGALLSIFYMPIWTLVLLYIFRGCSLEFRGKAESKKWKAFWDIVFCISGIAISFFLGVLVGNMILGLPISPTTPYSSLSWVLFFRPYTLLCGALVVSAFAIHGATFILMKTTGELQQRIIKRFSYVLSAFLVIYLLLIGATLAMIPQTKGFSFQVGSFAGVPTYPVLILLLAMTLGSCLATKTCVSRKRYGCAFLYSSLNLLLLILSTVTLIFPNILFSTVDPEHSYTIYNTAASAKTLQSLLVIVLVGLPLIIAYGVYIYRVFRGKTDFPSVY from the coding sequence ATGGATTTTTCTTTAGCTTCAATGTTACCGATAGCTTGGTATGTTATATTAGTAGTTGCAGTATTTGTTTACTCCTTGGGAGATGGTTTTGATTTAGGTTTAAGTACAATTTACTTTATCTCTCGTGCGGATGACGAGCGACGTACGCTACTTAATTCTATAGGGCCTGTTTGGGATGGGAATGAAGTGTGGCTAATTATTATTTTTGGCGGGCTTTTTGCAGGATTTCCACCAGCCTATGGTGCATTGTTATCGATTTTCTACATGCCAATATGGACATTAGTTTTACTCTATATCTTCCGAGGATGTTCTTTAGAATTTCGTGGTAAGGCGGAATCTAAAAAGTGGAAAGCATTCTGGGATATTGTTTTTTGTATATCAGGAATTGCTATTAGCTTTTTCTTAGGAGTTTTAGTAGGGAACATGATTTTGGGGCTGCCTATATCTCCTACAACTCCATACTCTTCTTTATCTTGGGTGTTATTTTTCCGCCCTTATACATTATTATGTGGTGCTCTCGTTGTTAGTGCTTTTGCAATTCATGGAGCTACTTTTATTTTAATGAAGACTACTGGAGAGTTGCAACAGCGGATCATAAAGCGTTTTTCTTATGTTTTGTCGGCATTTTTAGTTATTTATCTCCTTTTAATCGGTGCTACTCTTGCTATGATACCGCAAACAAAAGGATTCTCTTTTCAGGTAGGAAGTTTTGCTGGAGTTCCTACATATCCTGTATTGATATTGTTGCTCGCTATGACTTTAGGAAGTTGTCTAGCAACTAAAACTTGCGTATCTAGAAAACGCTACGGCTGTGCCTTTCTTTATTCCTCATTGAATTTACTTCTGTTGATTCTATCAACGGTAACTTTAATTTTTCCGAATATCCTGTTTTCTACTGTAGATCCTGAGCATAGCTATACTATTTATAATACAGCAGCAAGTGCGAAAACATTACAGAGTCTTTTGGTAATCGTACTTGTAGGTTTACCACTCATTATAGCTTATGGAGTCTATATCTATCGTGTTTTCAGAGGTAAAACCGATTTCCCTTCTGTATATTAG
- a CDS encoding SH3 domain-containing protein translates to MRTLSISMLLFTIGSGISSASLHAAPSASKTPVAQMDKSSFSPFTGEIKGNRVRLRLAPHVDSSIIKELSKGDYIAVIGESKDYYTVAAPEGLKGYVFRTFVLDNVIEGEQVNVRLEPSTSAPVLVRLSRGTEIQATSSQPQGKWLEIALPSQCAFYVAKNFVSQKGSIDLYKHREGQKKIALDLLDSAVKFAQDELKKTLDSVDLEAIYKKINLVQSEEFSGVPGLQPLIQKALEEIQDTYLSKSLANQDKTIGKQQASSSSDTFYSMEKPVTTGSLLSRHIRKQTVIKTSPKTQGRESLEYSLFKIWASMHPQENAKKLTQDAFYDEEKKKKQTFVGELEVYPHVVKNNPGDYLLKDKENTIAFVYSTKIDLEKWLGKRVSVECLPRPNNHFAFPAYYIINIKEVIS, encoded by the coding sequence ATGCGAACGCTATCGATTTCTATGCTTTTGTTTACCATCGGGTCAGGAATAAGTTCAGCAAGTTTACATGCTGCTCCTTCCGCATCAAAGACACCTGTTGCGCAAATGGACAAATCTTCCTTTTCTCCATTTACAGGAGAGATTAAAGGAAATCGTGTACGCTTGCGTCTAGCTCCGCATGTAGATAGCTCTATTATCAAAGAACTTTCCAAAGGCGACTATATCGCCGTTATTGGTGAGAGCAAAGACTACTATACTGTTGCTGCTCCTGAAGGACTCAAAGGCTATGTGTTCCGCACGTTTGTTTTAGACAATGTGATTGAAGGTGAGCAAGTGAATGTACGGTTAGAGCCTTCGACATCAGCTCCCGTACTTGTACGTTTATCCCGAGGAACGGAAATTCAAGCAACATCGAGTCAGCCACAAGGAAAGTGGTTGGAGATCGCTCTACCCAGTCAATGTGCTTTCTATGTTGCTAAAAATTTTGTTTCTCAAAAAGGTTCTATAGATCTTTACAAACATAGAGAAGGTCAAAAAAAGATCGCCTTAGATTTATTAGATTCTGCTGTGAAATTCGCTCAAGATGAGTTGAAAAAAACTTTGGATTCCGTTGACTTAGAAGCAATTTATAAAAAGATCAATCTTGTACAATCTGAAGAATTCAGTGGTGTCCCCGGTTTGCAGCCATTAATACAAAAAGCCTTGGAGGAGATTCAGGATACTTATCTTTCAAAATCCCTAGCAAATCAAGATAAGACAATCGGAAAACAACAAGCATCTAGTTCTTCAGATACTTTCTATAGTATGGAGAAACCTGTAACTACCGGATCTTTATTATCACGACATATCCGCAAGCAAACAGTAATTAAGACGTCTCCAAAAACTCAAGGAAGAGAAAGTCTTGAATATTCCCTATTTAAAATTTGGGCAAGCATGCACCCGCAGGAAAATGCTAAAAAGCTTACTCAAGATGCTTTCTATGACGAAGAGAAAAAGAAAAAACAAACTTTTGTTGGAGAGCTTGAAGTTTATCCCCATGTTGTAAAAAATAATCCAGGCGATTATTTGCTCAAAGACAAGGAAAATACTATAGCCTTTGTCTATTCAACAAAAATAGACCTAGAAAAATGGTTAGGAAAGAGAGTTTCTGTAGAATGCTTACCTCGTCCAAACAACCATTTTGCTTTTCCAGCTTATTATATAATCAATATTAAAGAAGTTATTTCTTAG
- a CDS encoding exo-alpha-sialidase, which produces MWKSWIFLLIFSPLSLCFGEYKPYKELWLSSENSISSSSTIVETSGKLLVVWQESNKLIGRYCDRGVWSEPSEIFPQESANFSKPVLVRISSQEIWLFYRKQLFGENVSRPYIAFSFNAGKNWSEHRLLPPGLEGTTRNPPYVDRIRNQIYIPSYSIYGMLTDQELVGASWVEIYNFCSRSWEGRFGPILGRTRNQVPIEPAIVSLASNKLALFCRNASVEENYICMSISTTRGTSWSKLKNLPWRSYNSSIAVQSGRSGRLFLFANSAPNGEGLTCFPSYNEGLTWNHPKLIDADYSVDPCAYLDKQGYMHIVYTGKDISGNQRIKYYGIEEEALLLNCPEYWITNSLEESIRE; this is translated from the coding sequence ATGTGGAAGTCCTGGATTTTTTTACTCATATTTTCTCCGCTGAGTTTATGTTTTGGAGAATATAAGCCTTACAAGGAGCTATGGCTATCTTCTGAAAATAGCATTTCGAGCTCCTCTACAATTGTCGAAACCTCTGGTAAACTTCTTGTTGTTTGGCAAGAGAGCAACAAGCTTATAGGAAGGTATTGTGATCGTGGAGTATGGTCGGAACCTAGTGAGATTTTTCCTCAGGAATCTGCGAATTTTTCAAAACCTGTATTGGTGAGAATTAGCTCTCAAGAAATATGGTTGTTTTATAGAAAGCAGCTTTTTGGGGAGAACGTGAGTCGTCCTTATATAGCTTTCTCTTTCAATGCAGGGAAAAATTGGTCTGAACACAGACTCTTACCCCCTGGGTTAGAGGGAACAACAAGAAATCCTCCTTACGTAGATAGAATAAGAAATCAAATATATATTCCCTCATACAGTATTTACGGAATGCTAACAGATCAAGAGCTTGTAGGAGCTTCCTGGGTAGAAATTTATAATTTCTGTTCTCGATCTTGGGAAGGGCGTTTTGGTCCTATTTTAGGAAGGACACGAAATCAAGTTCCTATAGAACCTGCCATTGTATCTTTAGCATCAAATAAGCTGGCGCTTTTTTGTAGAAATGCTTCTGTAGAAGAGAATTATATTTGCATGTCAATATCAACAACTCGTGGAACTTCTTGGTCAAAATTGAAAAATCTTCCTTGGCGAAGTTATAATAGTAGTATTGCTGTTCAATCGGGAAGAAGTGGGAGATTATTTCTTTTTGCTAATAGTGCTCCTAATGGAGAGGGGCTAACATGCTTTCCTTCTTATAACGAAGGATTAACTTGGAATCATCCTAAACTTATTGATGCGGATTATAGCGTGGATCCTTGTGCCTATTTAGATAAACAAGGATATATGCACATTGTCTACACTGGTAAGGATATTTCGGGTAATCAGCGTATTAAATATTATGGAATTGAAGAAGAAGCTCTGCTTTTAAATTGTCCTGAGTATTGGATCACCAACAGTTTGGAAGAGAGCATAAGAGAATAG
- a CDS encoding PhoH family protein gives MKKTMVIDTSVFIYDPEALSSFEDTRIIIPFTVIEELEAFAKDRDESAKNASRALSNIRLLLERSGNHSEGISLPNGSELRIEVSSIANLANDEKRRKLLTLELLQVIAQREPMIFVTKSLGRRVRAEALGIEARDYENKRFSFRSLYRGYREFIVSASDVESFYTNGYLDIPLDITPSPNEYFFISGGENYFALGRYHEAEGRIVSLKSIPDKIWGIKPLNTEQKCALDLLLRDDIKLVTLMGQAGSGKTVLALAAAMHQVFDKGNYNKLLVSRPIIPMGKDIGFLPGVKEEKLLHWMQPIYDNMEFLFNISGMGDFSEVLQSLMEAKKLEMEALTYIRGRSLPKVFMIIDEAQNLTPHEIKTIISRAGKGTKIVLTGDPTQIDSPYFDENSNGLTYLVGKFHHLPLYGHMFMTRTERSELAAAAATIL, from the coding sequence ATGAAGAAAACAATGGTCATTGATACGAGTGTGTTTATTTATGATCCCGAGGCTTTATCATCTTTTGAGGATACACGAATTATTATTCCTTTTACTGTAATTGAGGAGTTGGAAGCATTTGCTAAAGATCGTGATGAATCAGCAAAAAATGCTTCACGAGCTTTGAGTAATATCCGTTTGCTACTCGAACGTTCAGGCAATCACTCTGAGGGGATATCTCTTCCTAATGGTAGTGAATTGCGTATAGAGGTATCTTCCATTGCTAATTTAGCTAATGATGAGAAACGTCGAAAACTTCTCACGCTAGAGCTGCTTCAAGTGATAGCACAACGAGAGCCTATGATTTTTGTAACAAAGAGTCTAGGACGTAGAGTTCGTGCTGAAGCCTTGGGGATAGAAGCTCGGGATTATGAAAATAAAAGATTCTCTTTTAGATCTTTATACCGTGGTTATCGTGAATTCATTGTGTCTGCATCTGATGTTGAGAGCTTTTATACAAATGGCTATTTAGATATTCCTTTAGATATAACTCCATCGCCTAATGAATATTTTTTCATTTCAGGAGGAGAGAATTATTTTGCCCTCGGTCGTTATCATGAAGCTGAAGGAAGAATTGTTTCTTTAAAATCTATTCCAGATAAAATTTGGGGAATAAAACCTTTAAATACCGAACAAAAGTGTGCTTTAGATCTTCTTTTGCGTGATGATATAAAATTAGTTACTCTTATGGGACAAGCAGGATCTGGGAAAACTGTTTTAGCCTTAGCTGCAGCTATGCATCAGGTATTTGATAAGGGGAATTATAATAAGTTATTAGTGAGTCGTCCTATCATTCCGATGGGGAAAGATATTGGATTTCTTCCTGGAGTCAAAGAAGAAAAGCTTTTACATTGGATGCAGCCTATCTACGATAACATGGAATTTCTTTTTAATATTAGTGGTATGGGAGATTTTTCAGAGGTCTTACAATCTTTAATGGAAGCTAAAAAATTAGAGATGGAAGCTCTGACATATATTCGTGGAAGATCTTTGCCGAAAGTGTTTATGATCATTGATGAAGCTCAGAATCTTACACCTCACGAGATTAAAACGATTATTTCTCGTGCAGGGAAAGGTACGAAAATTGTCCTAACAGGTGATCCCACACAAATTGATAGCCCATACTTTGATGAAAATTCCAATGGGCTTACCTATTTAGTGGGTAAGTTTCACCATTTACCTCTTTATGGTCATATGTTCATGACACGTACGGAACGTTCTGAACTTGCTGCTGCTGCTGCAACTATTTTATAG
- a CDS encoding cytochrome ubiquinol oxidase subunit I codes for MDTVILSRIQFGLFIAFHYLFVPLSMGLSMMLVLMEGLYLVTKKNIYKQMTWFWIGVFALTFVVGVVTGIMQIFSFGSNWSRFSDYTGNVFGTLLGSEGVFAFFLESGFLGVLLFGRHKVSKKMHFFSTCMVALGAHMSAFWIVCANSWMQTPSGYEMAMHNGQLVPTMTSFWQVVFSPSSIDRYIHVVLGTWLSGIFLVISVSAYYLRKQRHVEFACQGLKLGAITGIIVLILQLWSADVTARGVAKNQPAKLAAFEGLFKTEEYSPIYLFGYVDVKNQKVTGLPIPGGLSFLVHRNTKTPVVGLDQIPQDEWPNVQLVFQFYHLMVLLWGLMVLFAIIAWCAYKKRRWALKPFILSIISFSILCPEVCNEVGWFAAEMGRQPWVVYGLLKTSNAVSPIIRGGQVVQTLILFSLVFVCLLSLFLFLLWKKIQRGPDQNDLNEVEV; via the coding sequence ATGGACACGGTGATTTTATCTAGAATACAATTTGGTTTGTTTATTGCTTTTCATTACCTGTTTGTTCCTTTGAGTATGGGTCTCAGTATGATGCTTGTTTTGATGGAAGGCTTATATCTAGTTACGAAGAAGAATATTTATAAACAGATGACTTGGTTTTGGATTGGTGTCTTTGCTTTAACATTTGTTGTTGGTGTTGTCACTGGAATCATGCAAATTTTTTCTTTTGGATCAAATTGGTCAAGATTTTCTGATTATACTGGAAATGTCTTTGGAACACTTTTAGGAAGTGAAGGTGTTTTTGCTTTTTTCTTAGAATCAGGATTTTTAGGCGTTTTATTATTTGGACGTCATAAAGTTTCTAAGAAAATGCACTTCTTCTCTACTTGTATGGTGGCTTTAGGAGCTCATATGAGTGCTTTCTGGATTGTATGTGCGAATTCTTGGATGCAAACGCCTTCAGGTTATGAAATGGCCATGCATAATGGCCAGCTTGTTCCTACAATGACTTCATTTTGGCAAGTCGTTTTCTCTCCTTCAAGTATAGATCGTTATATTCATGTTGTGTTAGGGACTTGGTTGTCAGGGATTTTCCTAGTAATCAGTGTTAGTGCGTATTATTTGCGTAAGCAACGTCATGTGGAATTTGCATGTCAGGGATTAAAATTAGGTGCGATTACTGGGATTATCGTACTTATTTTGCAATTGTGGTCTGCAGATGTTACAGCACGCGGTGTTGCTAAAAATCAGCCTGCAAAATTAGCGGCTTTTGAAGGTTTGTTTAAAACTGAAGAATATAGCCCAATTTATTTATTTGGTTATGTCGATGTAAAGAATCAAAAAGTTACAGGTTTGCCTATTCCTGGAGGTCTTTCATTCTTAGTCCATAGAAATACTAAAACTCCCGTTGTTGGTTTAGATCAAATACCACAAGATGAGTGGCCTAATGTGCAGCTAGTTTTCCAATTTTATCATCTAATGGTTCTCCTTTGGGGATTAATGGTTCTCTTCGCCATCATCGCCTGGTGTGCTTATAAGAAAAGACGCTGGGCATTAAAACCCTTCATTTTATCCATAATCTCATTCTCTATTCTCTGCCCTGAAGTATGTAATGAAGTGGGTTGGTTTGCTGCAGAAATGGGAAGACAGCCTTGGGTAGTTTATGGTTTATTAAAAACTAGCAATGCTGTTTCTCCTATAATACGTGGAGGTCAGGTTGTTCAAACTCTTATTTTATTTAGTTTAGTGTTTGTTTGTCTCTTATCTTTATTCCTCTTTCTTTTATGGAAGAAAATACAACGAGGACCTGATCAAAACGATCTTAATGAGGTGGAAGTATGA